One window from the genome of Mycolicibacterium gadium encodes:
- the lpqS gene encoding putative copper homeostasis (lipo)protein LpqS, translating to MRYNDAPFSARRHAVIALLVALVVLVAGTGWKLTEHNPLAHHGPHALSSSISNDFAAVIEHPHVQDGSVPIAPNAFAEAPLPRTVTLLVAIGLVAVIGAAFSMWATGSPAVIRGPPRRGGSVAGQQLLLRLCIARR from the coding sequence GTGAGGTACAACGACGCTCCCTTTAGTGCGCGACGGCACGCCGTCATCGCGCTACTGGTCGCGCTTGTCGTGCTGGTTGCCGGTACCGGATGGAAACTCACCGAGCACAACCCCCTGGCGCATCATGGCCCGCACGCCCTGTCGTCGTCCATCTCGAACGACTTTGCTGCCGTCATAGAGCACCCGCACGTGCAGGACGGTTCCGTCCCCATCGCGCCCAACGCGTTCGCCGAAGCCCCCTTGCCGCGCACAGTGACGCTACTGGTCGCAATCGGCCTCGTCGCCGTCATCGGCGCGGCATTCTCCATGTGGGCAACGGGTTCGCCTGCTGTTATCCGAGGCCCTCCAAGACGGGGTGGTTCCGTCGCCGGGCAGCAGCTGCTGCTTCGACTCTGCATCGCGCGCCGCTGA
- a CDS encoding PLP-dependent cysteine synthase family protein gives MSHALSVHSPHHYAVHHQRLRRFDKPGTMVGNTPVLRIAAPFTDGSRGFWAKLEGFNPGGMKDRPAIHMVERGRVRGDLGPGSRIVESTSGTLGLGLALAGTVYGHPVTLITDPGLEPIISRMLTAYGADVDVVTEPHPEGGWQQARRNRVMEILESDPDAWYPDQYNNPDNVDAYRGLAEELSAQLGAIDVLVCSVGTGGHSAGIARVLRETNPELQLIGVDTIGSTIFGQPARPRLMRGLGSSIYPRNVDYAAFNEVHWVAPEEAVWACRTLAATHYATGGWSVGAVALVAGWVARTNSSSATIAAVFPDGPQRYFDTVYNDDYCGVNGLFTGTPPRDPELITDPRNHVVTSWTRTSSITDPTAVSR, from the coding sequence ATGAGCCATGCTCTGTCCGTTCACTCGCCACACCACTACGCCGTCCATCATCAACGCCTGCGTCGCTTCGACAAGCCCGGCACGATGGTCGGAAATACACCTGTACTGAGGATTGCGGCGCCGTTCACAGACGGCAGTCGCGGGTTTTGGGCCAAACTCGAAGGGTTCAACCCCGGCGGAATGAAAGACCGTCCCGCCATCCACATGGTCGAACGAGGCCGCGTCCGCGGCGACTTGGGGCCCGGCAGCCGTATCGTCGAATCAACAAGCGGCACATTGGGACTAGGGCTGGCCCTGGCCGGCACTGTCTATGGCCACCCAGTGACTCTCATTACAGATCCCGGACTCGAGCCGATCATCTCGCGGATGCTGACCGCGTACGGCGCCGACGTCGATGTCGTCACCGAACCGCATCCCGAAGGTGGGTGGCAGCAGGCGCGACGAAACCGCGTGATGGAGATCCTCGAATCCGACCCCGACGCGTGGTATCCGGATCAATACAACAATCCCGACAACGTCGACGCCTATCGGGGTCTGGCAGAAGAGCTGTCAGCGCAACTGGGCGCGATCGACGTACTCGTCTGCTCTGTCGGCACCGGAGGCCATTCGGCCGGCATAGCGCGGGTACTGCGTGAAACCAATCCCGAACTGCAGCTCATCGGCGTCGACACAATCGGCTCAACCATCTTCGGTCAGCCGGCCCGGCCCCGATTGATGCGTGGGCTGGGGTCGAGTATCTACCCTCGCAATGTGGACTACGCCGCCTTCAATGAAGTTCACTGGGTCGCTCCCGAGGAAGCCGTATGGGCATGCCGCACGCTGGCCGCTACCCACTACGCCACAGGTGGCTGGAGCGTCGGCGCGGTCGCTCTGGTAGCCGGTTGGGTCGCACGGACCAATTCATCCAGCGCAACCATTGCGGCGGTCTTTCCCGATGGGCCGCAACGCTACTTCGATACCGTCTACAACGATGACTACTGCGGCGTCAACGGGCTGTTTACCGGCACTCCGCCACGCGATCCAGAACTCATCACCGATCCACGCAATCACGTCGTCACATCCTGGACACGAACGTCATCGATCACAGATCCGACAGCGGTCTCGCGATGA